Proteins encoded in a region of the Myxococcales bacterium genome:
- a CDS encoding ABC transporter ATP-binding protein, which translates to MEVGAPAGTRTGARVVARGLERRFGDHVALADIQLEIEPGESFGLLGANGAGKTTFIRMVTGFLVPSAGEITVDGHSPVLEPRAVQERLGFVSESSLLYPELSVTRFLRFAGGIRGLAGDALASAMSHVLERFDLTSVRDRRIGNLSKGFQQRVSLAQAFIHQPTLVIADEPTGGLDPLQRAYVHKSLADLRGHQTLLLCTHDLAEARALTQRVAILFEGRLVALGPTEEILGDGQSLDLFRGVFASKAPEAAAP; encoded by the coding sequence GTGGAGGTGGGTGCCCCGGCAGGTACCCGAACAGGCGCACGAGTGGTGGCGCGCGGGCTGGAACGACGCTTCGGCGACCACGTCGCTCTCGCAGACATCCAACTAGAGATCGAACCCGGTGAAAGCTTTGGCCTGCTCGGGGCAAACGGTGCCGGCAAGACGACTTTCATCCGCATGGTCACGGGTTTTCTGGTGCCGAGCGCCGGCGAAATCACCGTCGATGGTCACTCACCGGTACTCGAACCTCGCGCTGTCCAGGAGCGTTTGGGCTTTGTTTCCGAATCCTCGCTGCTCTACCCCGAACTCTCGGTTACTCGCTTCCTTCGCTTTGCCGGGGGAATTCGCGGACTCGCAGGCGACGCGTTGGCGAGCGCGATGTCCCATGTGCTCGAACGCTTCGACCTCACTTCCGTGCGCGATCGGCGCATCGGCAACCTCTCAAAGGGTTTTCAGCAGCGCGTCTCTCTCGCCCAGGCCTTCATCCACCAACCGACTCTGGTGATCGCCGACGAACCGACCGGCGGCCTCGACCCACTACAGCGCGCGTACGTACACAAAAGCCTCGCGGATCTTCGCGGCCATCAGACGTTACTTCTGTGTACCCATGACCTGGCGGAAGCCCGGGCGCTGACCCAACGCGTGGCCATCCTGTTCGAGGGAAGGCTCGTCGCGCTCGGGCCAACCGAGGAGATCCTGGGCGATGGCCAGAGTCTCGACTTGTTTCGCGGCGTCTTTGCATCCAAAGCACCCGAGGCGGCAGCACCATGA
- the aroA gene encoding 3-phosphoshikimate 1-carboxyvinyltransferase — protein sequence MRSVLEPLAIRPRGPIDARVRVPGSKSITNRALPIAFLADGQSELGGCLSSDDTQVMCDSLRALGGQVDVDGSTFLVTGHGPEFAPPSDPLYVMNSGTSARFLTAVMTLGAGPVVIDGNERMRERPISHLRDALEGLGARVEILGKNECPPIKVLGGGLPGGSVYMDASASSQYVSAVLMVAPYARQDVQIHFLGAIVSRPYIDLTLEVMGAFGVEAKWGATKGELGENTLLVKSGQRYQPRVYHVEPDASSAVYPLCAAAITGGRVLIEGIPADSIQADLAILNLLEGMGCQVRREANAIELIGPKNGLTSLGEVNMNNSPDAALAYAVVCLFADGPTLIKDIWNLKIKETDRLAALETELCRMGARAEAGEDWLRIQPGPLHNATIETYDDHRMAMSFALAGLRVPGISIKDPSCVSKTWGNFFDVLEDL from the coding sequence ATGAGATCCGTTCTCGAACCTCTCGCGATTCGACCCCGCGGCCCCATCGACGCGAGGGTGCGGGTTCCCGGATCCAAGAGCATCACCAACCGGGCGCTCCCGATTGCTTTTCTCGCCGACGGGCAGAGCGAACTCGGCGGCTGCCTCTCGAGCGATGACACCCAGGTCATGTGCGACTCACTGCGGGCCTTGGGGGGACAAGTGGATGTCGATGGCAGCACTTTTCTCGTCACTGGCCACGGTCCGGAATTCGCCCCGCCGAGCGACCCTCTTTACGTCATGAACTCCGGGACCTCCGCGCGATTTCTCACGGCGGTCATGACGCTGGGGGCGGGCCCGGTCGTGATCGACGGAAACGAACGCATGCGCGAGCGGCCTATTTCGCATCTGCGCGACGCGCTCGAAGGCCTCGGCGCCCGGGTCGAGATCCTCGGCAAAAACGAATGCCCGCCAATCAAGGTGCTGGGCGGCGGCCTCCCGGGGGGCAGCGTGTATATGGACGCTTCTGCCTCGAGCCAATACGTCTCGGCCGTACTCATGGTCGCCCCCTACGCCCGACAGGACGTGCAGATTCACTTTCTCGGGGCCATCGTCTCGCGTCCTTATATTGATCTCACCCTCGAAGTGATGGGTGCGTTTGGGGTAGAGGCAAAGTGGGGCGCCACAAAAGGCGAACTCGGAGAGAACACCCTGCTGGTGAAGTCGGGTCAGCGCTATCAGCCCAGGGTGTATCACGTCGAACCAGACGCCTCGTCCGCGGTCTATCCCCTTTGCGCCGCCGCGATCACCGGGGGGCGCGTCCTGATCGAAGGCATTCCGGCAGATTCGATCCAGGCGGATCTCGCCATTCTGAATCTCCTCGAAGGGATGGGCTGTCAGGTGCGCCGCGAAGCAAACGCAATCGAACTCATCGGACCCAAGAATGGACTAACGAGTCTCGGCGAAGTCAACATGAACAATTCGCCGGATGCTGCCCTCGCCTACGCGGTGGTGTGCCTGTTTGCCGACGGGCCCACGCTGATCAAAGACATCTGGAACCTGAAGATCAAGGAGACCGACCGGCTGGCGGCACTCGAAACCGAATTGTGTCGCATGGGCGCACGCGCCGAAGCGGGAGAAGATTGGCTGCGCATTCAACCCGGGCCGCTCCACAACGCGACCATCGAAACCTATGACGACCATCGCATGGCCATGTCCTTTGCCCTGGCGGGGCTGCGAGTTCCCGGGATCAGCATCAAAGACCCGAGCTGTGTCTCGAAGACGTGGGGCAATTTCTTCGACGTGCTGGAGGATCTATAG